Proteins found in one Cyprinus carpio isolate SPL01 chromosome B10, ASM1834038v1, whole genome shotgun sequence genomic segment:
- the LOC109082522 gene encoding uncharacterized protein LOC109082522: MCLSLICCWWMLLSSVFAFGNAAVNHTTTLFVNHGESAKIRCNYNRTDDTEIMTVDLKALNQTRMCSYIHLNSWKKQSCKDHIRFIWNPEAEEISFELLNLHIKDTGKYTCIVRRTAKPPEVDLGVERVHIIVYPVLSLSCVKRPDGSPMILCSVEFYHDSLEQFWIRDGDILNSSYSNKSFNGYFSQQSYLIIPPQTFNDTIYSCWVNHSSLNKQLVANLSSSVCYESGGVTVTVVFVMLTVVLTVLLITPVICIHYKRACQQSVSPVGDSFTPEPVIHDHLQSEILYSTLGNHHPVPCSTAIVRTFVQ; this comes from the exons ATG tgtttatCTCTGATCTGTTGCTGGTGGATGCTGTTGTCTTCAGTTTTTG CGTTTGGCAATGCGGCAGTGAATCACACTACAACTTTATTTGTTAATCATGGAGAGTCTGCCAAAATAAGATGCAACTACAACCGAACAGATGACACAGAAATCATGACAGTggatttaaaagcattaaatcaGACACGCATGTGTTCATACATACATTTGAATTCATGGAAAAAACAAAGTTGCAAAGATCACATCAGATTCATATGGAATCCAGAGGCTGAGGAAATATCATTTGAGCTATTAAATCTCCATATTAAGGATACTGGCAAATACACCTGTATTGTAAGGAGGACTGCAAAACCACCTGAAGTGGATCTGGGAGTAGAAAGAGTTCATATTATTG TGTATCCCGTCTTGTCTCTGTCCTGTGTGAAGAGGCCTGATGGGTCTCCCATGATTCTGTGCTCTGTGGAATTTTACCATGATTCTCTTGAACAGTTTTGGATCAGAGACGGAGACATCCTCAACAGCTCATACTCAAACAAATCATTCAATGGATACTTCAGTCAGCAATCATACCTTATAATACCACCACAAACCTTTAATGATACAATCTACTCCTGCTGGGTAAACCACTCATCATTAAACAAACAGCTCGTGGCCAATTTATCAAGCTCTGTCTGTTACGAAAGTGGGG GTGTAACTGTGACAGTAGTGTTTGTCATGTTGACAGTGGTGCTGACTGTCTTGTTGATCACTCCAGTCATATGTATACATTACA AAAGAGCCTGTCAGCAGTCTGTGTCTCCTGTAGGAGATAGTTTCACACCTGAGCCTGTCATCCATGATCACCTGCAGTCTGAGATACTGTACTCAACACTGGGTAACCATCATCCAGTCCCGTGCAGCACTGCCATTGTCCGAACATTTGTACAATAA